In a genomic window of Dyadobacter fermentans DSM 18053:
- a CDS encoding ABC transporter permease: MLQNYFKIAWRTLRKNRAYAFINITGLALGMGCALLIFALVRFHYQTDRHHRNYDRIYQFTSQFKSGANEFNIQGVPYALGQAVRNDHPGIAHVAMLDEWYAPLISVPVPNQADKKIKDKSSEGAFVEPAYFDIFDYTWIEGGPKELSQPGTVVMSAEMAKKCFGTTQNAVGRVVKLDARVPARVVGVFADYREDTDLAYSIMPSWQTIRQQLHIRPENEPFYNTNGSTHCFALFSDRFTVADWHRHVPAFVKKYNPQKAKAVSYPAVAFGEMHLSPEFGGVSPALLTSMIFIGILLIATASINFVNLATAQALGRAREVGVRKVLGSTKKQLFWQFMGETTLIVVAALAVAIGIFHYGQELAHTYLHGAFRFRFYFAPSVLGWLALLVATVILLAGLYPALIVAGFRPVVALAGRVTTRQKGGFSLRRGLVVTQFAISQMLIIGLIVVARQLDFVQTKDLGFQKESILTIDLPNLPSQDRAKMNAFRNLATAIPDVSKVSYSMGGPPQSGWTSQTNVRFDRRPDEEPYTPQQVWVDADYLDLYGLKLVAGRNLQRSDTLREAVINETFMRRLGFRQPEEVVGKILHRSGTPLEIVGVVKDYNQSDLRQGIAPLFMSTFAGGYYSANIQLRSVNYSRAVKQLEKAYNQVYTDSFFDPEFVDDQIRQSYQQEQTMGRLINFFAGVALLIGCMGLYGLVLFMVAQRTREVGVRKVLGASVSSILLLFTNEYMQLVGIAFLFAAPAGWWVMNGWLTDFEYKIALNPVIFICALLATVVVALLTVSVQSVKAALANPVKSLRSE, encoded by the coding sequence ATGCTCCAAAACTATTTCAAGATCGCCTGGCGTACCTTACGCAAAAATCGCGCATATGCATTCATTAATATCACCGGCCTTGCCCTCGGAATGGGTTGCGCCCTGCTGATTTTTGCACTCGTCCGCTTCCATTATCAGACCGACCGGCATCACCGGAATTATGACAGGATCTATCAGTTCACCTCGCAGTTCAAATCGGGTGCGAACGAGTTCAACATCCAGGGCGTTCCGTATGCGCTCGGCCAGGCGGTACGCAACGATCATCCGGGCATAGCGCACGTGGCCATGCTCGATGAATGGTACGCACCGCTCATATCGGTACCCGTCCCCAACCAGGCGGATAAGAAGATCAAGGACAAAAGCAGTGAAGGGGCGTTCGTCGAGCCGGCGTATTTTGACATATTCGACTACACCTGGATTGAAGGCGGACCGAAAGAACTCAGCCAGCCGGGAACTGTGGTGATGAGTGCTGAAATGGCGAAGAAATGCTTTGGTACGACCCAAAATGCCGTCGGGCGGGTGGTGAAGCTCGATGCCCGTGTTCCGGCACGCGTGGTGGGCGTGTTTGCGGATTACCGCGAGGACACCGACCTGGCTTACTCGATCATGCCTTCGTGGCAAACCATCAGGCAGCAACTCCATATTCGCCCGGAAAACGAGCCGTTTTACAACACCAACGGCAGCACGCACTGTTTCGCGCTGTTCAGCGATCGTTTCACCGTCGCCGACTGGCACAGGCACGTGCCGGCGTTCGTCAAAAAATACAATCCTCAGAAAGCAAAAGCAGTGTCCTATCCGGCAGTCGCATTCGGTGAAATGCACCTTTCTCCCGAGTTTGGAGGTGTGAGCCCGGCGCTGCTGACGTCGATGATCTTCATTGGCATCTTGCTGATAGCCACAGCGAGTATCAACTTCGTGAACCTGGCGACGGCGCAGGCGCTTGGCCGTGCGCGCGAGGTGGGCGTGAGGAAGGTGTTGGGCAGTACCAAAAAGCAGCTTTTCTGGCAGTTTATGGGCGAAACTACCCTCATTGTGGTAGCGGCCCTGGCGGTTGCCATTGGCATATTCCATTATGGACAGGAGCTGGCGCACACCTATCTGCACGGCGCTTTCCGGTTCCGTTTTTACTTTGCACCGTCGGTGTTGGGCTGGCTGGCGCTCCTGGTGGCGACGGTTATTTTGCTGGCGGGCTTGTATCCGGCATTGATTGTGGCGGGCTTCCGTCCGGTGGTAGCGCTGGCGGGGCGGGTTACCACGCGGCAAAAGGGCGGCTTTTCGCTCAGGCGCGGGCTGGTGGTCACCCAGTTTGCCATTTCCCAAATGCTGATCATCGGACTGATAGTCGTGGCGAGGCAGCTAGATTTTGTACAAACGAAAGATCTGGGCTTTCAAAAAGAATCCATTCTGACGATCGACCTGCCGAACCTGCCTTCCCAGGACCGGGCTAAAATGAACGCGTTCCGAAACCTGGCGACGGCTATTCCGGATGTGAGCAAGGTGAGCTATTCGATGGGCGGGCCGCCGCAATCGGGCTGGACGAGCCAGACGAACGTCCGCTTCGATCGCCGGCCGGACGAAGAGCCTTACACGCCGCAGCAGGTGTGGGTAGATGCCGACTATCTGGATTTGTACGGCCTCAAACTGGTCGCGGGGCGGAACCTGCAACGCTCAGATACGTTGCGCGAGGCGGTAATCAACGAAACATTCATGCGCCGGCTCGGTTTCCGCCAGCCGGAGGAGGTCGTGGGCAAGATTTTGCATAGATCGGGCACGCCGCTGGAAATAGTGGGCGTAGTGAAAGATTATAACCAATCGGATCTTCGCCAGGGTATTGCGCCCTTGTTTATGAGCACGTTTGCGGGCGGCTACTATTCGGCCAACATCCAGCTGCGGTCGGTCAATTACAGCCGCGCGGTAAAGCAATTGGAAAAGGCCTACAACCAGGTATATACCGACAGCTTTTTCGATCCTGAATTTGTGGATGACCAGATCCGGCAATCCTACCAGCAGGAGCAGACGATGGGCCGGCTGATCAATTTCTTCGCGGGCGTTGCATTGCTGATCGGCTGCATGGGATTGTACGGGCTCGTGCTGTTTATGGTGGCGCAGCGCACCAGGGAGGTGGGCGTTCGGAAGGTGCTGGGCGCGAGCGTGAGCAGCATTCTTTTGCTGTTTACCAATGAGTATATGCAACTGGTCGGCATTGCCTTCCTGTTTGCGGCCCCGGCGGGCTGGTGGGTGATGAATGGCTGGTTGACGGATTTTGAATACAAGATCGCGCTCAACCCTGTCATATTCATTTGTGCATTGCTGGCAACGGTGGTGGTAGCCCTGCTCACGGTGAGTGTGCAGAGCGTGAAAGCGGCGCTGGCAAACCCCGTGAAGTCATTACGTAGCGAATAG
- a CDS encoding ferritin-like domain-containing protein, protein MDIFNIIDKFQQIDGDAAGRLEYASRRHFMNKIGTKLASAAIPTAFAAIVNKAFAQSPAAIDVLNYALKLEYLEDEFYKAGIAAANLIPASDKTIFVQIGKHESQHVAFLVKALGAKAEKMPTFDFTYGGAFGDVFTNYKTFVTVSSALEDTGVRAYKGQAGVLIPDPQILEYALQVHSVEARHAAVARRLAAALLGTPTMKGWITGKEGAVPAIYAGEDNMTQGGVNIQGLASKSDAAITEAFDEPLTKEAVLAIAGPFITG, encoded by the coding sequence ATGGATATTTTCAATATAATAGACAAGTTTCAGCAAATTGATGGCGACGCCGCAGGCAGGCTCGAATACGCCTCCCGCCGTCACTTTATGAACAAAATCGGGACAAAACTGGCCTCTGCCGCTATCCCGACCGCATTTGCCGCCATCGTCAACAAGGCGTTTGCACAGTCGCCCGCGGCTATCGATGTGCTTAATTACGCATTGAAGCTGGAATACCTCGAAGATGAGTTCTACAAAGCAGGCATTGCAGCCGCAAACCTGATACCCGCTTCCGACAAAACCATTTTCGTGCAGATCGGCAAGCATGAGTCGCAGCACGTGGCGTTCCTTGTGAAAGCGCTGGGCGCAAAAGCGGAAAAGATGCCGACTTTTGATTTCACCTACGGCGGAGCTTTCGGTGATGTGTTCACCAACTACAAAACCTTCGTAACCGTTTCGAGCGCGCTGGAAGATACGGGCGTTCGTGCATACAAGGGCCAGGCCGGCGTGCTGATCCCCGATCCGCAGATTCTCGAATATGCATTGCAGGTGCATTCGGTAGAAGCCCGTCACGCGGCTGTGGCCCGGAGGCTGGCCGCTGCATTGCTGGGCACTCCAACGATGAAAGGCTGGATCACCGGCAAAGAAGGCGCGGTACCGGCTATTTATGCGGGTGAAGACAACATGACCCAGGGTGGCGTTAACATCCAGGGCCTGGCTTCCAAGTCCGATGCAGCCATTACCGAAGCGTTCGACGAACCTTTGACCAAAGAGGCCGTCCTCGCCATCGCCGGTCCATTCATTACGGGTTGA
- a CDS encoding ferritin-like domain-containing protein: MTTAFGTLLIVSGCTTEDHPIPNSDVVDLGDGDFGVLNYAYALEQLEAAFYAKVIDSPYTGITDTERAILTDIRDHEIVHREFFKAALGNKAIKGLTPNFDAIDFSSKASVLAAAKLFEDTGVAAYNGAGRLIKNAEYLLLAGKIVSVEARHAAVIRDLINPKSADFAGDDIIDMNGMDKATPPADILSAVKGFVRDTINGAHIGQ, encoded by the coding sequence TTGACTACCGCGTTTGGAACGCTTTTAATTGTGTCAGGCTGTACCACCGAAGATCACCCGATCCCGAATTCCGACGTGGTGGACCTGGGAGACGGAGATTTCGGCGTATTGAATTATGCCTATGCGCTGGAACAGTTGGAAGCCGCGTTTTATGCCAAGGTAATTGATTCTCCATATACAGGTATTACCGATACCGAGAGAGCCATTCTCACAGACATCCGCGATCACGAGATCGTGCACCGTGAGTTCTTCAAAGCAGCTCTGGGCAACAAGGCGATCAAAGGGCTGACCCCTAACTTCGATGCCATCGACTTTTCGAGCAAAGCCTCGGTACTTGCCGCAGCGAAATTGTTTGAAGATACGGGCGTGGCCGCCTACAACGGTGCCGGAAGGCTGATCAAGAATGCCGAATACCTGCTTCTGGCCGGCAAAATCGTTTCCGTGGAAGCACGCCATGCCGCGGTAATCCGCGATCTGATCAATCCGAAGTCAGCCGATTTCGCTGGTGACGACATCATCGATATGAATGGAATGGATAAGGCCACTCCGCCTGCCGACATTCTTTCCGCCGTTAAGGGCTTCGTGAGGGACACGATCAATGGTGCGCACATAGGCCAGTAA
- a CDS encoding fasciclin domain-containing protein: MKKLNCLLAIIALMAIGNLSFAQEKSVTVGGAPMYPSKNIIENAVNSKDHTTLVAAVKAAGLVETLSGAGPFTVFAPTNSAFDKLPKGTVETLVKPENKATLTGILTYHVVAGNMSAQDLMKAIKDGGGKAKLTTVAGGTLTAMQKGKKIMLTDAKGGMATVTIPDVFQSNGVIHVIDTVLLPE; the protein is encoded by the coding sequence ATGAAAAAGTTAAATTGTTTGCTCGCCATTATCGCACTCATGGCGATAGGCAACCTTTCGTTCGCACAGGAAAAATCCGTTACTGTGGGCGGAGCGCCGATGTATCCATCGAAAAACATCATCGAAAACGCAGTCAATTCAAAAGATCACACCACACTTGTGGCGGCCGTGAAAGCTGCCGGACTGGTCGAAACGCTGTCCGGCGCCGGGCCGTTCACCGTATTTGCGCCTACAAACAGCGCATTTGACAAACTCCCGAAGGGCACCGTGGAAACGCTCGTGAAGCCTGAAAACAAGGCCACACTCACCGGCATTCTCACCTACCACGTCGTGGCCGGCAATATGAGCGCGCAGGACCTGATGAAGGCGATTAAAGACGGCGGCGGCAAGGCAAAACTGACCACCGTGGCCGGCGGTACCCTGACGGCCATGCAGAAAGGCAAAAAAATCATGTTGACCGACGCGAAGGGCGGCATGGCTACGGTCACCATCCCGGATGTATTTCAATCCAACGGCGTGATCCATGTGATCGATACGGTGCTTTTGCCTGAATAG
- a CDS encoding sensor histidine kinase: MQKTNPKALKPVAEYLFSRREAILNNWRVACENDKALTSVFALTRQEFNNLMPVILDILEQRLLGQPEGEDLSNAAAGHGLHRWHKAMELVETMRELNHLSAVLYRELEDYQELFPETDKSLILIVYREITAVLQETFTGSVQKYDELQRLYATGRLNALKSTVESMNELARERGDILRKSSHDLRGSLGVASSAAHLLQLDHLSESDRNKYLQMLTRNLGNVQTMLNELLDLSRLESGQEQLQITDVDASNILNRLVSGAQGMAQTRNIILKADGPASLNVQTDRIKLERIAQNLLINALSYSSLGPERKGMVSVSWAFQGNNQWVMSIQDSGPGLRGPASNVLFDQLKPTVEPTSVLGRHLTEPDDVQPVNIPEIPASSELETSSEATPRGEGIGLQIVKHLCNMLHATLEVESEPGRGTLFRVRMPVEVPDEADLESIRSANAGAVSDKGSR, encoded by the coding sequence ATGCAAAAGACCAATCCAAAGGCGTTAAAGCCTGTTGCAGAATACCTGTTTAGCAGACGCGAAGCCATACTCAACAACTGGCGGGTGGCATGCGAAAATGACAAAGCCCTGACGAGTGTGTTTGCGCTCACACGCCAGGAATTCAACAACCTCATGCCGGTTATTTTGGATATCCTCGAACAGCGCTTGCTCGGCCAGCCCGAAGGGGAAGATCTTTCGAATGCAGCGGCAGGACACGGGTTGCATCGTTGGCATAAAGCCATGGAACTGGTAGAAACCATGCGGGAATTGAACCACCTTTCGGCCGTTCTGTACCGCGAACTCGAAGACTACCAGGAGCTGTTTCCCGAGACAGATAAGTCGCTGATTTTGATTGTTTATCGGGAAATCACCGCAGTTCTTCAGGAAACATTCACGGGTAGCGTGCAGAAGTACGACGAATTGCAGAGACTATATGCGACCGGACGGCTGAATGCGCTGAAAAGTACCGTTGAATCAATGAACGAACTGGCCCGAGAAAGAGGCGACATCCTCAGAAAATCGTCGCACGACCTGCGCGGAAGCCTGGGTGTTGCATCTTCGGCCGCGCATTTGTTGCAACTGGATCATCTTTCCGAAAGCGACCGAAACAAGTATCTGCAAATGCTGACCCGCAACCTGGGGAATGTGCAGACGATGCTGAACGAACTGCTGGACCTGTCGCGGCTGGAATCCGGTCAGGAGCAATTGCAGATAACTGACGTGGATGCGAGTAATATCCTGAACAGGCTCGTCAGTGGCGCGCAGGGCATGGCGCAAACACGCAACATCATACTGAAAGCCGACGGGCCCGCTTCCCTGAACGTGCAGACCGATCGCATTAAACTGGAACGTATTGCCCAAAATTTGCTGATAAATGCTTTGTCATACAGTAGCTTAGGTCCGGAACGGAAGGGCATGGTATCCGTATCCTGGGCGTTTCAGGGGAATAATCAATGGGTCATGAGCATCCAGGACTCAGGCCCCGGTCTCAGGGGCCCGGCATCGAATGTGCTGTTCGATCAATTGAAGCCTACCGTAGAACCGACGTCGGTATTGGGCCGGCACCTTACTGAGCCCGACGATGTGCAGCCTGTCAACATCCCGGAGATACCTGCGAGCAGTGAATTGGAGACATCGTCGGAGGCTACGCCCCGGGGCGAGGGCATTGGTTTGCAGATCGTGAAGCATTTATGCAATATGCTGCACGCAACATTGGAAGTTGAAAGCGAGCCCGGCAGAGGTACGCTATTCCGGGTTCGTATGCCTGTGGAAGTTCCTGATGAAGCTGATTTGGAAAGTATTAGATCCGCAAATGCCGGAGCCGTTTCTGACAAAGGCAGTCGGTGA
- a CDS encoding SDR family oxidoreductase, giving the protein MKIVIIGGTGLIGSNVTNKLRQLGHTVIAGSPSTGINALTGEGLSDALENADVVVDLSNSPSFEDGPAIQFFQTVGRNILSAERNAGVKHHVILSIVGTHLMEGMGYMRAKKIQEDLVKSSGLPYTIVRSTLFFWKF; this is encoded by the coding sequence ATGAAAATTGTCATCATAGGCGGCACGGGCCTCATTGGCTCGAACGTCACTAACAAACTTCGCCAGCTCGGCCATACCGTCATCGCGGGTTCTCCTTCAACGGGCATCAATGCGCTCACCGGCGAGGGGCTTTCAGACGCATTGGAAAATGCTGATGTAGTCGTCGATCTGTCCAATTCGCCTTCTTTTGAGGATGGTCCGGCCATCCAGTTTTTCCAGACTGTGGGCCGCAACATTCTATCCGCGGAACGGAATGCGGGCGTCAAACACCACGTGATCCTTTCCATTGTGGGCACACACCTGATGGAAGGCATGGGCTATATGCGTGCCAAAAAAATCCAGGAAGACCTCGTGAAAAGCTCGGGCCTGCCCTACACCATCGTCCGCAGCACGTTGTTTTTTTGGAAGTTTTAG
- a CDS encoding sigma-54-dependent Fis family transcriptional regulator yields MPPLRDRREDIESLAGCFLSKFSKSIGKKTVKLSANALRQLQAYLWPGNVRELEHLIERSVMLTTEPMIREFFLQPATAVTTDAQTMQSDLTLEEVERTHIIQVLRRCGGKISGIGGAADILGIPENTLHSKIRKLGISKADYYTH; encoded by the coding sequence TTGCCGCCTCTCCGCGACCGCCGTGAGGATATCGAAAGCCTTGCCGGGTGTTTCCTGTCCAAATTCAGCAAAAGCATCGGCAAGAAAACGGTGAAGCTCTCAGCCAATGCATTGCGGCAATTGCAGGCCTACCTGTGGCCGGGTAATGTGCGCGAGCTCGAACACCTGATCGAGCGCTCGGTGATGCTGACCACCGAACCCATGATCCGCGAGTTTTTCTTGCAGCCAGCGACTGCGGTAACTACCGACGCGCAGACAATGCAATCCGATTTGACCCTGGAAGAAGTCGAGCGCACGCACATCATACAGGTATTGCGTCGGTGCGGGGGCAAGATTTCCGGCATTGGCGGGGCCGCCGACATACTGGGCATTCCAGAAAATACCCTGCATTCGAAAATCCGCAAACTCGGCATCTCCAAAGCCGACTACTACACGCATTGA
- a CDS encoding sigma 54-interacting transcriptional regulator: MKQFSSPDFNHEEILQKENEKSFLLDFSNDMTAVRSREDLAGVVNKAFRKLNPDGGYVIRKINADGTTMFAYLHDTGASTFDQGLLEQVVAEKYPIHDGVQNRILDSPVPMLFSVRQELQRGSRLSYLDLWDNMGFKTMVGIALRNGDTNVGLLLLSIDEINIPILQGICSQIAIAMGNIIANEEILRRQTEQQLMLAFSHDITGVKTRSDLDHVISNVLQGLFQTRIAVLYLLAEDQVTLRPYLFDKEFFQENDVAEHEAFYSLNINDEHIRLIFESSQPILLDIDENLEAKCLKLSIQREQRGLSSVYASALRLGEQKLGMVWMLGEQVSGPLLQGVCAQISTALSNVLAHEQILLLKKQLEDENDYLKQQLDTRFEELVGNGEAMQQVYRLISLVAESNATVLLLGETGTGKELIAKAVHNASTRKGKLMIKVNCAAMPASLIESCRLSATAVRISKALPGVSCPNSAKASARKR, encoded by the coding sequence ATGAAACAGTTTTCCAGCCCAGATTTCAATCACGAAGAAATCCTGCAAAAGGAAAACGAGAAATCATTTCTGCTCGATTTCAGCAATGATATGACGGCCGTGCGGAGCCGGGAAGACCTGGCTGGGGTCGTCAACAAGGCATTTCGAAAGCTCAACCCGGATGGCGGCTATGTGATCCGTAAAATCAATGCGGATGGTACAACGATGTTTGCCTACCTGCACGATACCGGCGCTTCCACGTTTGATCAAGGTCTGTTGGAACAGGTAGTGGCCGAGAAGTATCCGATCCACGACGGCGTTCAGAACCGGATTCTCGATAGCCCTGTGCCGATGCTATTCAGCGTCCGGCAGGAACTGCAACGGGGTTCCCGGCTTTCGTATCTGGATCTTTGGGACAATATGGGTTTCAAAACGATGGTCGGCATTGCATTGCGCAATGGCGATACGAATGTGGGGTTGCTGCTGCTGAGCATTGACGAGATCAACATTCCGATCTTACAGGGCATTTGCTCGCAAATCGCGATCGCGATGGGCAACATCATCGCTAATGAGGAAATTCTGCGCCGGCAGACCGAGCAGCAGCTCATGCTCGCATTTTCACACGACATTACCGGCGTCAAAACCAGGTCCGACCTCGACCATGTGATTTCGAATGTCTTGCAGGGCTTGTTTCAAACGCGGATTGCCGTTTTGTACCTGCTCGCGGAAGACCAGGTTACCCTGCGGCCGTACCTTTTTGATAAGGAATTTTTTCAGGAAAACGATGTTGCTGAGCATGAAGCGTTTTATTCATTAAATATCAATGACGAGCATATCAGATTGATCTTTGAAAGCAGCCAGCCGATCCTGCTCGACATTGATGAAAACCTGGAAGCAAAGTGCCTCAAACTGTCCATTCAGCGCGAGCAACGCGGGCTCAGCAGCGTGTATGCATCGGCGCTGAGGTTGGGCGAGCAGAAGCTGGGCATGGTGTGGATGCTGGGAGAGCAGGTCAGCGGGCCGCTTTTGCAAGGCGTCTGCGCGCAAATTTCTACCGCGCTTTCCAATGTGCTGGCCCACGAGCAGATCCTGCTTTTGAAAAAGCAGCTGGAAGACGAAAACGATTATCTCAAACAGCAGCTCGACACGAGGTTTGAAGAATTGGTAGGCAATGGCGAGGCGATGCAGCAAGTATACCGGCTCATTTCGCTGGTAGCAGAAAGCAATGCGACGGTGCTGCTGCTCGGCGAGACGGGCACCGGCAAGGAGCTGATCGCCAAGGCTGTACATAATGCGTCTACCCGAAAAGGGAAGCTGATGATCAAGGTCAATTGCGCGGCCATGCCGGCCAGCCTGATTGAAAGTTGCCGCCTCTCCGCGACCGCCGTGAGGATATCGAAAGCCTTGCCGGGTGTTTCCTGTCCAAATTCAGCAAAAGCATCGGCAAGAAAACGGTGA
- a CDS encoding alpha/beta hydrolase, producing MEKNNKEPMVQDYATDPGLSREVREFLKMVNNSGAPALETLSLSDAQAGLAHAQASVKVDVSGIEIDLKTIISDGYTVELHIVRPEGAKGILPVFMFIHGGGWILGDFPTHHRLVHDIVVESGMAAVFVNYSRTSDARYPQAINEIYAATKWVAANGQQIHVDGSRMAIVGNSVGGNMSTVTCLMAKEKGGPEIKLQVLMWPIVDSDFETESYRRFGKDRFLSTSLMKWMYDLYIKDPAERKAIYASPLQATLEQLRGLPPALIQTAENDVLRDEGEAYGRKLDEAGVPVTTVRYNGMIHDFGLLNGLATLPAVRSHIVQIGAELKKYLG from the coding sequence ATGGAAAAGAACAACAAAGAACCAATGGTGCAGGACTATGCCACAGACCCAGGCTTGTCCCGCGAGGTGAGGGAATTTTTGAAGATGGTGAACAATTCCGGAGCACCCGCCCTGGAAACGCTGTCGCTATCCGACGCCCAGGCCGGCCTTGCCCATGCGCAGGCATCGGTAAAAGTGGATGTTTCGGGGATAGAAATCGACCTGAAAACCATTATCAGCGACGGCTACACGGTAGAGTTGCACATTGTAAGGCCGGAAGGGGCTAAGGGCATATTGCCGGTATTCATGTTCATCCACGGCGGAGGCTGGATTCTCGGCGACTTCCCGACGCACCACCGGCTGGTACACGACATTGTGGTGGAGTCGGGCATGGCGGCAGTGTTCGTGAATTATTCGAGGACGTCCGATGCGCGCTACCCGCAGGCGATCAACGAGATTTATGCAGCCACCAAATGGGTAGCGGCCAACGGGCAACAGATTCATGTCGACGGAAGCCGCATGGCGATCGTCGGCAACAGTGTAGGGGGGAACATGAGCACCGTTACCTGCCTCATGGCGAAGGAAAAAGGCGGGCCTGAAATCAAGCTGCAAGTGCTGATGTGGCCCATCGTCGATTCCGATTTCGAAACCGAATCCTACCGCAGGTTCGGCAAGGATCGCTTCCTGAGTACATCGCTCATGAAATGGATGTACGACCTATACATTAAGGACCCGGCGGAACGGAAGGCGATTTATGCCTCGCCGCTGCAAGCTACTTTGGAACAGTTGCGGGGGCTGCCGCCTGCGCTTATTCAAACAGCAGAAAACGATGTTCTCCGCGATGAAGGAGAAGCGTATGGTCGCAAGCTCGACGAAGCCGGTGTGCCCGTTACCACCGTTCGCTACAACGGCATGATCCACGATTTCGGGCTGCTGAATGGCCTCGCTACGCTCCCCGCCGTGCGTTCGCACATCGTGCAAATCGGCGCCGAGCTGAAAAAGTACCTCGGCTAA
- a CDS encoding alpha/beta fold hydrolase, giving the protein MIMLYFNKTVLGMLGAALLALMAHLPVQAQKGVKSIVLVHGAFADGSSWSKVIPLLEAKGFKVTAVQNPLTSLNDDATAAKRIIALQDGPVLLVGHSWGGVVISEAGNNPKVAGLVYVAAFAPDNGQSLNDVAKTAPLAPGNDQVRADSFGYLTLTPKGTFENFAQDLSMPERKLILATQGQWAASTTDEKVKKAAWHHKPSWYIIAGRDGMINPDLQRALAKKINAQSLELNASHVPMLSQPAKVAAFIAQAAAGVPGKKVASK; this is encoded by the coding sequence ATGATTATGTTGTATTTCAACAAAACAGTACTGGGTATGCTCGGTGCCGCATTGCTCGCACTGATGGCGCATCTGCCCGTACAAGCCCAGAAGGGCGTTAAAAGTATCGTATTGGTACACGGCGCATTTGCCGACGGTTCCAGCTGGTCCAAAGTGATACCGCTTCTGGAAGCCAAAGGGTTCAAGGTAACCGCCGTTCAAAACCCGCTCACCTCGCTGAACGACGATGCCACCGCTGCCAAACGCATTATTGCCTTGCAGGACGGCCCCGTGCTGCTGGTAGGGCATTCGTGGGGCGGCGTGGTGATCTCCGAAGCGGGCAACAACCCCAAAGTGGCCGGCCTCGTATATGTAGCCGCGTTCGCGCCGGACAATGGGCAGTCGCTGAATGACGTGGCCAAAACCGCTCCGCTTGCGCCGGGTAACGACCAGGTTCGCGCTGACTCCTTCGGTTACCTCACCCTCACGCCAAAAGGCACCTTCGAAAACTTCGCGCAGGACCTCTCCATGCCCGAACGCAAGCTCATCCTCGCCACGCAGGGCCAATGGGCCGCTTCCACCACGGACGAAAAAGTGAAAAAGGCAGCCTGGCACCACAAGCCCTCGTGGTACATCATCGCAGGCCGCGACGGGATGATCAACCCGGATTTGCAGCGGGCATTGGCCAAAAAAATCAACGCCCAGTCACTGGAACTGAATGCCAGTCACGTCCCCATGCTTTCGCAGCCCGCCAAGGTAGCCGCATTCATCGCACAGGCCGCGGCTGGTGTACCCGGCAAAAAGGTCGCCTCGAAATAG